One segment of Calditrichota bacterium DNA contains the following:
- a CDS encoding T9SS type A sorting domain-containing protein, which produces DAIKFALLHEVTFADQPLPGGAPHRFRLEQSYPNPCNAQAIIAYELDREGRVELRVYNAAGQQVAVLVEGTLPAGRHEVHWAVNDLPSGVYFYRLKTERQALTGKLAVVR; this is translated from the coding sequence CGACGCCATCAAGTTTGCGTTGCTCCACGAGGTGACCTTCGCGGACCAGCCCCTGCCAGGGGGTGCTCCGCACCGTTTTCGCCTGGAGCAGAGCTACCCGAATCCCTGCAATGCCCAGGCAATAATTGCGTATGAGCTCGACCGTGAGGGGCGCGTGGAGCTGCGCGTCTACAATGCCGCCGGGCAGCAGGTGGCGGTGCTCGTAGAAGGCACGCTGCCTGCAGGACGCCATGAGGTGCATTGGGCGGTGAACGATTTGCCGTCCGGGGTCTATTTCTACCGCCTCAAGACCGAGCGCCAAGCCCTGACCGGCAAACTCGCCGTCGTGCGCTGA